In Cydia splendana chromosome 3, ilCydSple1.2, whole genome shotgun sequence, one DNA window encodes the following:
- the LOC134806608 gene encoding proteasome maturation protein gives MSFGLPSLKVKPEVGSDVKVQEGPFGVPDPFTAGLGATKANVGITHPLEVSERNYRLNEEKMNMAMLRNIQGLHAPMRLNMELNFVNKVGRLPFLPSSNLQRDVLTGRDIEIGFEDILNTPDLCEVAGQPHAVVERSLGLL, from the exons ATG AGTTTCGGTCTGCCATCGTTGAAAGTGAAGCCAGAGGTCGGCAGCGACGTCAAAGTGCAGGAAGGCCCGTTCGGAGTCCCTGATCCATTCACTGCAGGGCTGGGAGCGACCAAGGCAAATGTCGGCATCACACATCCTTTAGAAGTGTCTGAACGTAAT tACCGCTTGAATGAAGAAAAAATGAATATGGCAATGCTCCGAAACATCCAGGGCCTCCATGCACCAATGAGACTCAATATGGAATTGAACTTTGTGAATAAG GTGGGCCGACTCCCTTTCCTGCCCAGCTCTAACCTTCAGCGCGACGTGTTAACCGGCCGAGACATTGAAATAGGCTTCGAAGACATCCTCAACACACCAGACCTGTGTGAAGTTGCCGGTCAACCCCATGCTGTGGTTGAAAGGTCTCTTGGGCTCCTGTGA
- the LOC134806607 gene encoding 2-oxo-4-hydroxy-4-carboxy-5-ureidoimidazoline decarboxylase-like, with product MSSLITVSEVNNISEDQFEWMFGNVIELCTEAAAIVKTKRPFTSVDELCEAFASYLDEITENEKLMVLKLHPDLAGQLAARGELTRESTAEQRAAGLDRLSAEQVSLIGYRNEKYKAKFGFPFIICARENKVDSIIEGLQQRYNNTRAQEIQTGINEVKKICKLRILDIVKQE from the exons ATGTCTTCTTTAATAACTGTGTCCGAGGTAAACAATATATCTGAAGACCAGTTTGAGTGGATGTTTGGTAATGTGATAGAACTGTGTACGGAAGCTGCCGCTATAGTGAAGACGAAACGGCCATTTACGAGTGTAGACGAATTGTGCGAGGCGTTTGCATCGTATTTGGATGAGATTACTGAAAACG AAAAGTTAATGGTTTTGAAACTGCACCCCGACCTGGCCGGCCAGCTGGCGGCGCGCGGCGAGCTGACGCGCGAGTCCACCGCGGAGCAGCGCGCTGCGGGCCTCGACCGCCTCTCGGCCGAGCAAGTGTCTCTCATAGGCTACAGAAACGAGAA ATACAAAGCGAAATTTGGATTCCCTTTCATCATATGTGCGAGAGAAAACAAGGTTGATTCCATAATAGAGGGCTTACAGCAGCGCTACAACAACACCCGCGCCCAGGAGATACAAACAGGCATCAACGAAGTCAAGAAAATCTGCAAGTTGAGGATTCTCGACATCGTTAAACAAGAATGA